One Drosophila willistoni isolate 14030-0811.24 chromosome XL unlocalized genomic scaffold, UCI_dwil_1.1 Seg142, whole genome shotgun sequence genomic region harbors:
- the LOC6644476 gene encoding uncharacterized protein LOC6644476 yields MEASARDVATRQPDISQFMLDDLQLAAELGKTLLERNKELEIILKEYKNKSEEQEREILHLNKHINAMTEVNDSRLKVYEQLEAGIQDLELTNKSLNLEKCRDKKQIKSLTCSIETLEARCDELTQLLNECRQSLNAERRKNDQLQQERCKLLRNNEETELNVRNLGFTELSTMDQFSYGQRNVANSTGVSQLDDISVPNKQLLGDSMSNLNDSVSIKNEDNEVLVKLVSDLESMKRDFLSEQQRCGELEEQLIAIIQENQSLQSRLVQTSANEEMMSMHDEFSLLEDVRQGQMCIRCLRVIDEQNTNNDEQSSIAQTEEMDEEDERSLIDLESQRDRDIGSDLHLDSYNYGISNKENFRASGLPDSPNPYRDLVEKYEALLEVQRSSIAIKTMNSTANNAQNIGNVGGSSLAKELNIGGNKLKHNFMMQTALDATQETVTSISNDSKDVGLLMNGVGGGGVGGAGAGRTPTEYSEAETSSSGYSDETSNKYTQTDERPGFFLCSISDGEDCKFSIYDDVSPIDSHFRNRPEYKELFKEIFGVLKKAAENKEEGEKLPLLDDEHQTKEQTTGNDAKVPPVTPTNEDQSVDFADDTQSIISSAVSDHSFAISECVTKLERKTAKKHINETRAQAANCPPIMTNSASTAQLSSYNKKSSVAGKNLIQIEENGRILTPFKREPLEYLSIGVGVKKKNRRKHRGLQNSGERVESPLAATPRCQGNGNGNSGGSGRRSGGREFTPISSDIFTMDNGRPGGRGGRKYAPASGDNWNGSPMVIYNRNLNNSRSIRGRVIDVNGVEFHPNTVSQELYKLKKLDLSYAEVLRRAEGCAEHPHSALRAQRLQNRRNGNNINSNHRRQ; encoded by the exons atgGAAGCGTCAGCGCGGGATGTGGCTACAAGGCAGCCGGATATATCGCAGTTTATGCTTGATG ATCTACAATTGGCTGCCGAGCTTGGAAAGACGCTGCTTGAGCGCAATAAAGAATTGGAAATCATTCTAAAGGAATACAAAAACAAGAGTGAGGAACAAGAGCGCGAAATTTTG CATCTAAACAAACATATAAATGCCATGACTGAGGTAAATGATTCTAGGCTAAAAGTTTACGAGCAATTGGAAGCCGGTATACAAGATTTGGAACTCACAAACAAAAGTCTAAACTTGGAGAAATGTCGCGATAAGAAGCAAATCAAATC ATTAACGTGTAGCATTGAAACACTGGAGGCACGTTGTGATGAACTTACTCAGCTTTTGAATGAGTGCAGACAATCTCTCAATGCGGAACGACGTAAGAATGATCAATTGCAACAAGAACGCTGTAAATTGCTTCGCAACAATGAGGAAACAGAATTGAATGTCCGCAATCTAGGA TTTACCGAATTAAGTACCATGGATCAATTTTCTTATGGACAAAGAAATGTGGCCAATTCGACAGGAGTTTCCCAGCTTGATGATATTTCTGTGCCAAATAAACAATTGTTGGGCGACAGTATGAGTAATCTAAATGATAGCGTCTCTATCAAGAATGAAGACAACGAAGTTCTTGTTAAATTAGTCAGTGATTTGGAATCCATGAAACGTGACTTTTTGTCGGAACAGCAACGTTGCGGCGAATTGGAAGAGCAACTTATCGCCATTA TACAAGAGAATCAAAGTTTACAGAGCCGTCTTGTCCAAACTAGTGCAAATGAAGAAATGATGTCCATGCATGATGAGTTCTCGCTCCTCGAAGACGTGAG ACAGGGCCAAATGTGCATCCGTTGCTTGCGTGTCATAGATGAACAGAATACAAACAACGATGAGCAATCATCAATAGCCCAGACCGAGGAAATGGATGAGGAGGACGAAAGAAGTTTGATTGATTTGGAAAGCCAGCGGGATCGAGATATCGGAAGTGATTTACATTTAGATAGCTATAACTATGGCATTTCCAATAAG GAGAACTTCCGTGCATCTGGATTGCCTGACAGTCCTAATCCGTATCGTGATTTGGTTGAAAAATATGAAGCATTGCTGGAAGTGCAGCGTTCttctatagccatcaaaacaATGAATTCAACTGCTAATAACGCTCAAAATATTGGAAATGTTGGTGGTTCATCTCTGGCAAAGGAGCTGAATATAGGTGGCAATAAATTGAAACATAATTTTATGATGCAAACAGCTTTGGATGCTACCCAGGAAACTGTAACTTCGATAAGTAATGACTCGAAAGACGTGGGATTATTAATGAACGGTGTAGGAGGAGGTGGAGTAGGAGGAGCTGGTGCCGGACGCACACCAACCGAATATTCTGAGGCAGAGACATCGTCATCAGGATATTCGGATGAAACGAGCAACAAGTATACACAAACAGATGAGCGTCCAGGATTTTTCCTCTGTTCAATTAGTGATGGAGAAGATTGTAAATTTAGCATTTACGATGATGTTAGTCCAATTGATTCGCATTTCCGCAACCGTCCCGAGTACAAGGAGCTCTTCAAAGAAATCTTTGGAGTGCTTAAGAAGGCCGCTGAAAACAAAGAGGAAGGTGAGAAATTACCACTATTGGATGATGAACACCAAACCAAGGAACAAACGACAGGAAATGATGCCAAAGTGCCACCAGTCACGCCCACCAATGAGGATCAGTCGGTGgattttgccgatgacacccAAAGTATTATATCCTCAGCTGTGTCGGATCATTCGTTTGCCATATCTGAGTGCGTTACCAAACTGGAACGCAAAACGGCCAAAAAACATATAAACGAAACCAGAGCACAGGCGGCAAATTGCCCACCCATCATGACGAATTCAGCATCCACAGCACAATTAAGTTCGTATAACAAAAAGTCATCTGTCGCGGGCAAGAATCTAATACAAATTGAGGAAAACGGACGAATTCTAACGCCATTCAAACGCGAACCACTTGAGTATCTTAGCATTGGTGTgggagtaaaaaaaaaaaatcgccgAAAACACAGAGGTCTGCAGAATTCTGGAGAACGCGTCGAATCACCATTAGCCGCTACACCACGCTGTcaaggcaatggcaatggcaattcTGGAGGCAGTGGCCGGCGATCAGGAGGCAGAGAATTTACGCCGATATCATCAGATATATTTACAATGGATAATGGTCGACCAGGTGGACGGGGTGGACGTAAATATGCTCCAGCCTCTGGTGACAATTGGAATGGTTCTCCAATGGTAATATATAATCGAAATCTAAACAACTCTCGATCAATTCGTGGACGTGTCATAGATGTAAATGGCGTTGAATTCCATCCCAATACCGTATCGCAAGAGTTATATAAGCTCAAGAAGCTTGATCTGTCGTATGCCGAGGTTCTACGCCGTGCCGAAGGATGCGCCGAGCATCCACATTCCGCACTGCGAGCTCAGCGATTGCAAAATCGTCGCAATGGCAACAATATCAATAGTAATCATCGTCGGCAGTAA